A stretch of Apis cerana isolate GH-2021 linkage group LG1, AcerK_1.0, whole genome shotgun sequence DNA encodes these proteins:
- the LOC107992940 gene encoding chondroitin sulfate proteoglycan 4 isoform X2: MKKVHINLGAGESEMSSARGLTLNDLSWHEVNLTRREANITLQIDVIHTTKSLLPGRFFELNIHYGVFIGGQGDFNELFLGHTDYLRGCMADIIYNGARVIEYAKSRKGQSEATAVTWSCSPEFDATRSTEVSFVEDGAFTAIPRPIPRSGSKWEFELKTGEESGLLLYNTGQSSYADYLGIELFEGKIRLLMNKGNGPTELIHGTPVADGKWHRVAVDFNPSGIGITVDRQEKTISLPSGGNRYLDLADTLYIGGTELNKRAKAFGKGLKSGDVSYKGCLRNMMLDNKELGLPDVKISQGIVVGCVWGFPCIEADPCVSGGVCSQLGVSSFKCDCDQLSCINPNRAEDYEIYSKANLPVNLEILSSSPLLVCEGGHVLVTSDNIAMVLDIAKYGVEEDGVIFTLITPPTYGTLTLDLLTTRTEHSFTLRDIDRDKIQYMHDGSETTEDSMILEVTLVAGAGYALPGYLQGRLRFPLHVNVTPVNDPPLLEILTAKVLRLAQGTRKILTKELIWAIDADTPSDMLVYTVLRTDADAGYVERVTYPSRPIDTFTQAELMQGLIAYVHRGNAKPNAKLDLQVSDGIENSEPASLRVAAHPLEIKLMHNTGLVVVHRSYSYLTPANLSFTTNSDDNTIDIRYDIVSKSQFGTIQKLKDVSSSWINVDHFTSRDIELHTIRYLHNEGSPNQDEFKFQASVREVRAQHTYDFRITFIDLELKEAKRIPINFTNVAEAIVTGQNLRYQTNPLITAVNKIVFTVTMGPRYGNLFLSSRKLEVGDTFTQEDIDSGKLKYRLFKRAYSTILDEFGFKVSAPQCIDLHSAFKFRHYLSKNVKPLDSVETLRVDEGSRVPLRIVRTNPKDYGVTSLIYNLTIVPHHGWLTVTNNSKSHSRNNTSYFTSEELSSQKVYYVHDDSETREDSFQFVAIASDLVDFMYVGVFRVEVTMKNDNAPERVVHRVFHVVSKGERLLTNKDLAYTDKDIDTKPNELMYTRRDTQRNGIYRITNPTSQIHEFSQQDIDDGQILFKHQGEDHGKFEFGVTDGYFYTAGVLEIQASPPYVRLRESNGSVVQFNRSVALRPNELDVETNVYTTDKDIKYAILEKPKHGVLLKHGRETSAFNKENLRYGIVLYKHLGGSLTRDDFKFKVSTKGAEAEGMFLIKIYPESYWQALIVQNNKTVFVEEATSILLNRKSLEIMHPKIPESEIIYFLKEWPQNGYLELQIHDEHSDETREDYIGNAVKSFDQSMINEGRVFYVQSVMNQTNDKFVVDVTNGITWLRDLNVNFVIVPEKLYVEAKGIVVVEGKSTILDETNFSILTPYYSNKVTNFRIEEKPKHGTILESTKNSETKKSSFKHLNGGIIVYKHNGDEFPRDSFKMVLIAGDKTSEPFDVWVTVQPVNDEVPVLVNRTKLTVWQGGSITLTPDNLAAVDNDTTARDITFNVSGVRNGLISLKSSPEVDIYNFTQEQIDRSRVMFTHTNGSDAEFNFVLYDGVHATESYTILVTTKPIRLNIEQNVALNVFPLTRKMISSKLLLTKCSDETREIKYTVRNGPHLGKIIMETSEGAWLNVERFTQTDVNNSKVFYEHTKQFMDLTANDSFTFDVEAHFAESLTNQVFQVDISVSSGGLDRYISIKNVRVEEGGSAQVVMNISGIVSFLQTHAGIENPVVLSRLVNQPSHGHVMILPDLNVTTFSQPQIEGGKIAYYHDHSDTLEDRINFSLYLTPGHILLCNTSIPVMIEPVNDEPFKLITNAPSITVVQNQNQTITRENLLTTDPDTPPEEIVYDVISKPTFGRLLLLPFNDNISEVRQVNKFTQHDVDSNRLVYEHNGPLQAASFYFRVWDGRFNPVYTVFNVYVLPIKLNVTVLGPVNLQQGSNVALISESTVKLDTNARQDLVIYDITTTPKYGVLYVRDGAAASFKQTDLLSKSVMFMQTDMTVSNDSLELTARLSGFEQKRIRIDIKVVPLMIINPMIALAGEKTRITLQYMDATPLAKLTSSNPIYTIIKKPKFGKIKRIIRSSFSSGEKRGTREKEVSKFSHQEVMSGVIYMVCKKIPTMEYDGVIDSFAFILAASIFQPAVGEFDFRVKLDMDEYNITLGGPMDPVGHEGEMAIAPNMSNDYLLILGMLLGVFLLGVVVIITIRCRQNKYKHAEEEKPEPTPAVGVMPLPRPPDHLMPVTPHVKRYANDHNSVTASTPLPVLPTMTSTLPQCKVIPLSPLESITGSEMDVSAKYPYGVADGDEWSSFDTSDLPCQSSTAQRTNNPLLRRNQYWV; this comes from the exons GTCCACATCAATTTAGGGGCGGGTGAAAGCGAGATGTCCAGTGCTCGTGGATTGACATTGAACGACCTGAGCTGGCACGAGGTCAATCTGACGAGGCGAGAGGCTAACATCACCCTACAAATTGACGTGATACACACGACCAAGTCCCTTCTACCAGGACGTTTCTTTGAACTGAATATACACTATGGCGTCTTCATCGGGGGACAGGGTGATTTTAACGAGCTATTTCTAG GACACACGGATTACTTGCGAGGCTGTATGGCTGACATAATCTACAATGGCGCCAGAGTAATAGAATACGCCAAGTCGAGGAAAGGCCAGTCGGAGGCCACCGCCGTTACGTGGAGCTGTTCACCGGAATTCGACGCTACGAGGAGCACGGAAGTTAGTTTCGTGGAGGATGGTGCGTTCACAGCGATCCCAAGACCCATTCCACGCTCGGGCTCCAA ATGGGAATTCGAGTTGAAGACGGGCGAGGAGAGCGGCCTGCTGCTCTACAACACCGGCCAATCCTCGTACGCCGATTACCTCGGGATCGAGTTGTTCGAGGGTAAAATTCGACTTCTGATGAACAAAGGGAATGGACCGACCGAGTTGATACACGGCACACCGGTGGCTGACGGCAAGTGGCACCGGGTCGCCGTCGATTTCAACCCGAGCGGAATCGGGATCACGGTTGATCGTCAAGAAAAAACCATCAGCTTGCCCTCCGGCGGGAATCGTTACCTAGATCTGGCAGACACCCTGTACATCGGCGGCACCGAGCTCAACAAACGCGCCAAGGCGTTCGGGAAAGGTCTTAAATCCGGTGACGTGAGCTACAAGGGTTGCCTGAGAAATATGATGTTGGATAACAAGGAGCTCGGTCTACCGGATGTTAAAATCAGCCAGGGCATCGTGGTTGGCTGCGTTTGGGGATTTCCCTGTATCGAGGCTGATCCCTGTGTTTCCGGGGGAGTTTGCTCTCAACTGGGTGTCAGCTCGTTTAAGTGCGACTGTGACCAACTATCGTGTATCAATCCGAATCGTGCCGAGGATTACGAG aTTTACTCGAAAGCAAATTTACCCGTGAACTTGGAAATACTCTCATCGAGTCCCCTATTGGTATGCGAAGGAGGACACGTGCTGGTGACGAGCGATAACATTGCCATGGTACTAGACATTGCTAAATATGGGGTGGAAGAGGACGGTGTTATCTTCACCTTGATAACACCGCCCACTTACGGTACACTGACTCTGGATCTTTTAACTACCAGAACCGAACATTCTTTCACTCTTCGAGACATCGATCGAGATAAg ATACAATATATGCATGACGGCAGTGAAACCACGGAGGACAGTATGATTCTGGAAGTGACGTTAGTGGCAGGAGCTGGTTACGCGTTGCCAGGCTACCTTCAAGGACGACTTAGGTTTCCGCTTCACGTCAACGTTACACCCGTTAATGATCCCCCATTGCTCGAAATATTAACCGCAAAAGTGCTACGACTCGCTCAG GGCACGAGGAAAATCTTaacgaaagaattaatttggGCGATCGATGCCGACACACCGTCAGACATGTTGGTTTACACGGTCTTACGTACCGACGCGGATGCTGGATATGTGGAAAGAGTGACTTATCCGTCGCGACCTATCGACACGTTTACCCAGGCTGAATTAATGCAAGGATTAATTGCATACGTACACCGTGGAAACG CGAAACCGAACGCGAAGCTCGATCTTCAGGTGAGCGACGGTATAGAAAACAGCGAACCGGCGAGTTTAAGGGTGGCGGCTCATCCTTTAGAAATCAAGTTGATGCACAACACGGGATTGGTCGTGGTGCATCGGTCCTATTCATACCTGACACCGGCCAATCTCTCTTTCACCACGAATTCCGACGACAACACCATTGATATACGTTACGACATCGTCTCGAAATCGCAATTTGGCACGATTCAGAAGCTGAAGGACGTCTCGAGCAGCTGGATCAACGTCGACCATTTCACGAGCAGAGACATCGAGTTGCACACGATACGATATCTTCACAACGAGGGAAGCCCGAATCAGGACGAGTTTAAGTTTCAAGCCAGCGTTAGAGAGGTGAGAGCTCAACACACCTACGATTTTCGGATCACTTTCATCGATCTCGAGTTGAAAGAAGCCAAGAGGATACCCATTAACTTTACCAACGTGGCGGAAGCGATCGTCACTGGGCAAAATCTAAGGTATCAAACGAACCCGCTGATAACCGCGGTCAACAAGATCGTTTTTACCGTGACCATGGGACCAAGATACGGTAATTTGTTCCTTTCGAGTCGAAAACTAGAAGTCGGAGACACGTTCACTCAAGAGGATATCGACTCCggcaaattgaaatatcgacTGTTCAAGAGGGCCTATTCCACGATTCTGGATGAATTCGGATTCAAAGTGAGTGCGCCGCAATGCATCGACTTACACTCCGCGTTCAAGTTCAGGCATTACCTGAGCAAGAATGTGAAACCGTTGGACAGCGTGGAAACTCTGAGGGTCGACGAGGGATCCAGAGTACCTCTGAGAATTGTTCGAACGAATCCAAAGGATTACGGAGTTACATCGTTGATCTACAACTTGACGATAGTTCCGCATCACGGTTGGCTGACCGTCACCAACAATTCCAAGTCTCACTCGCGAAATAACACCTCCTACTTCACTTCCGAGGAACTTTCGTCCCAAAAAGTGTACTACGTTCACGATGACTCGGAGACGAGGGAAGATTCGTTCCAATTCGTCGCTATCGCCTCGGACCTTGTTGATTTCATGTACGTGGGCGTGTTCCGCGTCGAAGTGACGATGAAGAACGACAACGCGCCGGAACGAGTGGTTCACAGGGTGTTTCACGTGGTGTCCAAGGGCGAGAGATTGCTCACCAACAAGGATCTTGCCTACACGGACAAAGATATCGATACGAAGCCCAACGAGTTGATGTACACGAGAAGGGACACGCAGAGAAATGGGATATACAGGATAACCAATCCCACCTCGCAGATACACGAGTTCAGTCAACAGGACATCGACGACGGTCAGATATTGTTTAAACATCAGGGCGAGGACCACGGAAAATTTGAGTTTGGCGTTACCGACGGTTACTTTTACACGGCCGGCGTCCTTGAAATTCAAGCCAGCCCACCTTACGTGAGATTGAGAGAGAGCAACGGGTCCGTGGTGCAGTTCAATCGATCGGTCGCTCTTCGTCCGAACGAGTTGGACGTTGAAACGAATGTGTACACAACGGACAAAGATATCAAATACGCGATACTGGAGAAACCGAAGCACGGGGTACTGTTGAAGCACGGCAGAGAAACTAGTGCATTCAACAAAGAGAATTTGCGTTATGGCATAGTGTTGTACAAACATCTCGGAGGATCTTTGACGAGGgatgattttaaattcaagGTATCGACAAAGGGTGCGGAGGCAGAGGGGATGTtcctgattaaaatttatcccgAAAGTTATTGGCAAGCGTTGATCGTTCAAAACAATAAAACCGTGTTCGTGGAGGAAGCTACTAGTATCCTGTTAAACAGAAAAAGTCTCGAGATCATGCATCCCAAGATACCAGAGTCCGAgataatatactttttgaaAGAGTGGCCGCAGAATGGATACCTGGAGCTACAAATTCACGACGAGCATAGCGACGAGACTCGAGAGGATTATATCGGAAACGCGGTGAAATCTTTCGATCAAAGCATGATAAACGAGGGTCGCGTGTTCTACGTGCAATCCGTGATGAATCAGACCAACGATAAATTTGTCGTCGATGTGACGAATGGAATAACTTGGCTACGCGATCTGAACGTCAATTTTGTGATCGTTCCGGAAAAACTTTACGTCGAGGCGAAGGGAATCGTGGTGGTCGAGGGAAAGAGTACTATTCTCGATGAAACCAACTTTTCCATCCTCACCCCTTACTATTCTAACAAAGTGACcaattttcgaatcgaggaGAAACCGAAACACGGTACAATTCTGGAATCGACCAAGAATTCCGAGACCAAGAAATCCTCGTTCAAACACCTCAACGGTGGAATAATAGTGTACAAACACAACGGGGATGAATTTCCCAGAGATTCGTTCAAGATGGTCCTCATCGCGGGGGATAAAACCAGCGAACCCTTCGACGTTTGGGTGACGGTGCAACCCGTTAACGACGAGGTGCCTGTGCTGGTTAATAGGACGAAATTAACCGTTTGGCAAGGTGGATCGATCACGTTAACGCCCGATAATTTAGCGGCTGTTGATAACGATACCACGGCGCGTGATATAACATTTAACGTCAGTGGAGTTCGAAATGGATTAATCTCGTTAAAATCTTCCCCGGAGGTggatatttacaatttcactCAGGAACAAATCGATCGGTCGAGAGTCATGTTCACGCATACGA ATGGATCCGACGCCGAATTCAATTTCGTACTCTACGATGGAGTACACGCTACGGAATCTTATACGATACTGGTGACCACGAAACCAATTCGATTGAACATCGAGCAAAACGTTGCTTTGAACGTTTTTCCGCTGACCAGAAAAATGATATCGAGCAAATTACTGTTAACCAAATGCTCGGACGAGACTCGGGAGATAAAATATACGGTGCGAAATGGACCGCATCTTGGAAAAATCATCATGGAGACGAGCGAGGGTGCATGGTTGAACGTCGAACGATTCACGCAAACAGATGTCAACAATAGCAAAGTTTTCTACGAACATACCAAACAATTTATGGATCTGACTGCCAACGATTCGTTCACGTTCGACGTGGAAGCACATTTCGCGGAATCCTTAACCAATCAG GTATTTCAAGTAGATATCTCGGTCTCCAGCGGTGGATTGGACAGATATATCTCCATAAAGAACGTGAGGGTCGAAGAAGGTGGTTCGGCTCAGGTAGTGATGAACATAAGCGGAATCGTGTCGTTCCTTCAAACCCACGCTGGAATCGAGAATCCGGTGGTACTCTCGAGGCTGGTCAATCAACCTAGTCACGGTCACGTGATGATTCTCCCGGATTTAAACGTTACCACTTTCTCTCAACCCCAGATCGAAGGTGGCAAGATCGCCTATTATCACGATCACTCGGATACTTTGGAAGAtcgtatcaatttttctctgtACTTGACTCCCGGTCACATCCTTCTGTGCAACACCAGTATTCCGGTGATGATCGAACCCGTCAACGACGAGCCATTCAAATTGATCACAAACGCACCGTCCATCACCGTGGTTCAAAATCAGAATCAAACGATAACCAGAGAGAACTTGTTAACGACCGATCCGGACACTCCGCCAGAAGAAATCGTATACGACGTGATATCCAAGCCGACGTTCGGTCGTCTATTGCTTCTACCGTTCAACGACAATATCTCCGAAGTTCGTCAAGTGAACAAATTCACGCAGCACGACGTTGATTCCAATCGATTGGTGTACGAGCACAACGGGCCTCTTCAAGCGGCCTCATTTTACTTCAGAGTTTGGGATGGACGGTTCAACCCGGTGTACACGGTGTTCAACGTCTACGTTTTACCTATCAAACTGAACGTCACCGTGTTAGGCCCTGTAAATTTGCAGCAAGGATCGAACGTAGCTCTGATTTCCGAGAGCACTGTGAAACTAGACACTAACGCGAGGCAAGATTTGGTCATTTACGACATAACGACAACCCCGAAGTATGGCGTGTTGTACGTGCGCGATGGAGCGGCGGCTAGTTTCAAACAAACGGATTTACTGTCGAAAAGCGTGATGTTTATGCAAACGGATATGACCGTGTCGAACGACAGTCTCGAGCTGACCGCACGATTGAGCGGATTCGAACAGAAGCGTATAAGAATTGACATCAAGGTGGTACCACTCATGATTATAAATCCTATGATCGCTCTGGCAGGCGAGAAGACTAGAATAACGTTGCAGTATATGGATGCCACACCATTGGCTAAATTGACGAGCAGCAATCCGATATACACCATTATTAAAAAGCCGAAATTTGGCAAAATAAAGAGGATCATAAGAAGTTCCTTCTCGTCCGGCGAGAAACGAGGAACTCGAGAGAAAGAGGTAAGCAAATTCTCTCATCAAGAGGTGATGTCGGGTGTGATTTATATggtttgcaaaaaaattccaaCCATGGAATACGACGGGGTAATCGATAGCTTCGCGTTTATCTTAGCGGCCTCCATCTTTCAACCAGCCGTGGGCGAGTTCGATTTTCGCGTGAAACTCGACATGGATGAATATAACATCACGTTAGGCGGTCCAATGGACCCGGTAGGTCACGAGGGTGAAATGGCGATCGCGCCCAACATGAGCAACGATTATCTGTTAATTCTAGGAATGCTTCTAGGCGTATTTTTACTCGGTGTAGTGGTGATAATCACCATTAGGTGTagacaaaataaatacaaacatGCCGAGGAGGAGAAACCAGAACCGACCCCAGCAGTGGGTGTGATGCCTCTGCCAAGACCTCCGGACCATTTAATGCCCGTCACCCCTCACGTGAAACGTTACGCGAACGATCATAACAGCGTGACAGCAAGTACTCCATTGCCAGTTCTACCGACCATGACGTCGACCCTACCTCAATGCAAAGTGATACCCCTCAGCCCCCTGGAAAGTATCACAGGATCCGAAATGGATGTTTCCGCGAAATATCCGTACGGTGTCGCGGATGGGGACGAATGGAGCAGTTTCGATACATCCGATCTACCTTGCCAATCGAGCACCGCACAAAGGACCAACAATCCCTTGCTAAGAAGAAATCAATATTGGGTCTAG